The following proteins come from a genomic window of Pseudomonas sp. MAG733B:
- the moaE gene encoding molybdopterin synthase catalytic subunit MoaE, translating into MAIRVQSTAFDPGAEVNAMHDANVGVGAVVSFVGYVRDFNDGLDVAGMFLEHYPGMTEKALGKIAVEAEQRWPLLKLEVLHRIGALEPGEPIVFVGAASAHREAAFDACAFVMDYLKTRAPFWKKENTSNGPRWVEGRDSDHAAADRWKQ; encoded by the coding sequence ATGGCCATTCGTGTGCAATCCACAGCGTTCGATCCCGGCGCTGAGGTCAACGCCATGCACGATGCCAATGTCGGCGTCGGCGCGGTGGTGAGTTTTGTCGGCTACGTGCGCGACTTCAATGACGGTCTCGACGTCGCCGGGATGTTCCTCGAACATTATCCGGGCATGACCGAAAAAGCCCTTGGCAAAATCGCCGTCGAGGCGGAGCAGCGCTGGCCGTTGCTCAAGCTGGAAGTGTTGCATCGCATCGGTGCCCTGGAACCGGGGGAGCCGATCGTCTTCGTCGGCGCCGCCAGCGCCCACCGCGAGGCGGCGTTCGATGCCTGCGCCTTTGTCATGGATTACCTGAAAACCCGCGCACCGTTCTGGAAGAAAGAAAACACCAGCAATGGCCCGCGTTGGGTTGAGGGACGTGACAGTGATCATGCGGCGGCGGATCGCTGGAAGCAGTAA
- a CDS encoding nucleotide sugar dehydrogenase yields MRISIFGLGYVGAVCAGCLSARGHDVVGVDVAKDKIDMINAGKSPIVEPGLGELLAQGIQTGRLRGTTNFAEAIRDTDLSMICVGTPSKKNGDLELNYIEAVCREIGFVLRDKTTRHTIVVRSTVLPGTVANVVIPILEDCSGKKAGVDFGVAVNPEFLRESTAIADYDLPPMTVIGEFDKASGDVLQSLYEELDAPIIRKDIAVAEMIKYTCNVWHATKVTFANEIGNIAKAVGVDGREVMDVVCQDKTLNLSQYYMRPGFAFGGSCLPKDVRALTYRAGSLDVEAPLLNSLMRSNESQVQNAFDIVSSHDKRKVALLGLSFKAGTDDLRESPLVDLAEMLIGKGYDLSIYDSNVEYARVHGANKDYIESKIPHVSSLLNSDFDAVINNSDVIILGNRDEKFRALVKDVPHGKQVIDLVGFMSKATSVAGRTEGICW; encoded by the coding sequence ATGCGCATCAGCATATTTGGTTTGGGTTACGTTGGCGCAGTCTGTGCCGGTTGCCTGTCTGCACGGGGCCATGACGTCGTTGGCGTCGACGTTGCCAAAGACAAGATCGATATGATCAATGCCGGTAAATCACCGATTGTTGAACCGGGCCTGGGCGAACTTCTGGCCCAGGGTATCCAGACCGGTCGTCTGCGCGGTACTACCAACTTCGCCGAGGCGATTCGCGACACCGACCTGTCGATGATCTGCGTCGGCACGCCGAGCAAGAAGAACGGCGACCTGGAACTGAACTACATCGAAGCCGTGTGCCGCGAGATCGGTTTTGTCCTGCGTGACAAGACCACCCGCCACACCATCGTGGTGCGCAGCACCGTGTTGCCGGGCACCGTGGCCAACGTGGTCATCCCGATTCTCGAAGACTGTTCCGGCAAGAAGGCCGGTGTCGACTTCGGCGTTGCCGTGAACCCTGAGTTCCTGCGCGAAAGCACCGCCATCGCCGACTACGACCTTCCGCCAATGACCGTCATCGGCGAGTTCGACAAAGCCTCGGGGGACGTTCTGCAATCGCTTTACGAAGAGCTCGACGCGCCGATCATCCGTAAGGACATCGCCGTCGCCGAGATGATCAAGTACACCTGCAACGTGTGGCACGCCACCAAAGTGACCTTCGCCAACGAGATCGGCAACATCGCCAAGGCTGTTGGTGTCGACGGTCGCGAAGTGATGGACGTGGTTTGCCAGGACAAGACCCTGAACCTGTCCCAGTACTACATGCGTCCAGGCTTCGCCTTCGGCGGTTCCTGCCTGCCGAAGGACGTGCGTGCCCTGACCTACCGCGCCGGTTCGCTGGACGTGGAAGCACCGCTCCTCAACTCGCTGATGCGCAGTAACGAGTCCCAGGTGCAGAACGCCTTCGACATCGTTTCCAGCCACGACAAACGCAAAGTCGCCCTGCTGGGCCTGAGCTTCAAGGCCGGCACCGACGACCTGCGCGAAAGCCCGCTGGTTGACCTGGCGGAAATGCTGATCGGCAAGGGCTACGACCTGAGCATCTACGACAGCAACGTCGAGTACGCCCGTGTTCACGGCGCGAACAAGGACTACATCGAGTCGAAGATCCCGCACGTCTCGTCCTTGCTCAACTCCGACTTCGACGCGGTGATCAACAACTCCGACGTGATCATCCTCGGCAACCGTGACGAGAAATTCCGCGCCCTGGTCAAGGACGTCCCGCACGGCAAGCAAGTGATCGACCTGGTCGGCTTCATGTCCAAGGCCACCAGCGTGGCTGGCCGCACCGAAGGTATCTGCTGGTAA
- a CDS encoding PhoH family protein, producing the protein MDDHGRSSSSNQPILYVLDTNVLIHDPNALLNFEEHHVAIPMTVLEELDKLKSGHHSVAAECRQAIRLIDKTLGDASPEDVEQGVPIQRGKSGPKGLLSILMSKQAESNLILPEHLNDNKIINQLIDLHARDPKKPVVLVTKDINMRLKARACGIASEDYSTDQLVDDVSLLPNGYHNMTGSFWDRVSKVETRQDHGRTWHQVQLIDNLPAVHINEFIIDEQGFVGWIKEIEEDKLLILDLHQEPLLHQEAWGLKPRDIYQSLALYALLDPDIHLVNLSGAAGSGKTILALAAAIEQTMVSKRYRRIIATRSVQGLDQEIGFLPGTEAEKMEPWLGAITDNLEALHMDDESTHGSVDYILSKVPLQFKSLNYIRGRSFQQSLILIDECQNLTPHQMKTIITRAGAGSKVVCLGNLAQIDTPYLSATSSGLTYLTERFKDFPNGVHITLQGVPRSILAEYAETHL; encoded by the coding sequence ATGGATGATCACGGACGTAGCTCTTCTTCCAACCAGCCAATCCTTTATGTACTCGATACCAACGTATTGATTCACGATCCAAACGCGCTGCTCAACTTCGAAGAACACCACGTCGCCATCCCGATGACCGTGCTTGAAGAGCTGGACAAGCTCAAGAGCGGGCACCACAGCGTTGCCGCCGAATGCCGCCAGGCCATTCGCCTGATCGACAAGACCTTGGGCGATGCCTCACCCGAGGACGTCGAGCAGGGCGTGCCGATCCAGCGTGGCAAGAGCGGACCGAAAGGCTTACTGTCAATTCTGATGAGCAAGCAGGCTGAATCGAACCTGATTCTGCCCGAGCACCTGAACGACAACAAAATCATCAACCAGTTGATCGACCTGCACGCACGCGATCCGAAGAAGCCCGTGGTGCTGGTCACCAAAGACATCAACATGCGCCTCAAGGCCCGCGCCTGCGGGATCGCGTCTGAGGACTACAGCACCGACCAATTGGTCGACGACGTATCGTTGCTGCCCAACGGCTACCACAACATGACCGGCTCCTTCTGGGACCGTGTGAGCAAGGTCGAAACCCGTCAGGACCACGGCCGCACCTGGCATCAGGTGCAATTGATCGACAACCTGCCGGCGGTGCACATCAACGAGTTCATCATCGATGAGCAGGGGTTTGTCGGCTGGATCAAGGAAATCGAGGAAGACAAGCTGCTGATCCTCGACCTGCATCAGGAGCCATTGCTGCATCAGGAAGCCTGGGGCCTGAAACCGCGTGACATCTATCAGAGCCTGGCGCTGTACGCCTTGCTCGATCCGGACATTCACCTGGTCAACCTGTCCGGTGCGGCCGGTTCCGGTAAAACCATCCTGGCCCTGGCCGCTGCGATCGAGCAGACGATGGTCAGCAAGCGCTATCGCCGGATCATCGCCACCCGCAGCGTGCAGGGCCTGGACCAGGAGATCGGTTTCCTGCCCGGCACCGAAGCGGAAAAAATGGAGCCGTGGCTGGGCGCCATTACCGACAACCTCGAAGCCTTGCACATGGATGACGAAAGCACCCATGGCAGCGTCGACTACATCCTCAGCAAAGTGCCGTTACAGTTCAAATCCCTCAACTACATCCGGGGCCGCAGCTTCCAGCAGAGCCTGATCCTGATCGATGAATGTCAGAACCTCACGCCGCACCAGATGAAAACCATCATCACCCGTGCCGGCGCCGGTTCCAAAGTGGTGTGCCTGGGCAACCTGGCACAGATCGACACCCCTTACCTGTCCGCGACCAGCTCCGGGCTGACCTACCTCACTGAACGCTTCAAGGACTTCCCGAACGGGGTGCACATCACCCTGCAAGGGGTGCCACGTTCGATCCTGGCCGAATACGCCGAAACGCATCTCTAA
- a CDS encoding alginate biosynthesis protein Alg44: protein MNTAVNANVVHESEAQRQHARVKIPAKLRFFGPDRTPVEARVIDLSAGGLAFNAGQLPLKVGEVYKARLQFVIDNLGLAMDVELQIRSFDRQTGRTGCQFQNLEPQDISTLRHLITSHLAGDIVSIGEVLATLQRDNFTKARKIKDGGHGMSAFGRMKAVTFSLGVFVIGLAAFGFIFKSVYGMYFVSHAQAGLVSVPGVNITMPRDGTVQSLVKADGVAAKGAPLATFSTSMLDVLKGHLEDDQLSPAKVEELFGKQMTGTLTSPCDCTVAQQMVANGQYASKGDVIFQLVPRNTEANVEARFSYRQFGDVLPGTAVRFQIAGEDKTRTGKIVSSTSLKSADLSSDIRVLIQPDEALDSTLAGRPVEVNSDRGPNLNWLIDKAMAAGL from the coding sequence ATGAATACCGCCGTCAACGCCAACGTAGTGCATGAATCCGAAGCCCAGCGCCAACACGCCCGCGTGAAAATCCCGGCCAAACTGCGCTTCTTCGGTCCTGACCGTACGCCGGTCGAAGCCCGGGTCATCGACCTGTCCGCCGGTGGCCTGGCGTTCAACGCCGGTCAACTGCCGCTGAAGGTCGGCGAGGTGTACAAGGCCCGCCTGCAGTTCGTCATCGACAACCTCGGCCTGGCCATGGACGTCGAGTTGCAGATCCGCTCGTTCGATCGCCAGACCGGTCGCACCGGTTGCCAGTTCCAGAACCTGGAACCGCAAGACATCTCGACCCTGCGCCACCTGATCACCTCTCACCTGGCGGGCGACATCGTCAGCATTGGTGAAGTGCTGGCGACCCTGCAGCGCGACAACTTCACCAAGGCGCGCAAGATCAAGGACGGCGGCCACGGCATGAGCGCGTTCGGTCGCATGAAAGCCGTGACCTTCAGCCTCGGCGTTTTCGTCATCGGCCTGGCGGCATTCGGGTTCATCTTCAAATCGGTGTACGGCATGTACTTCGTCAGCCACGCCCAGGCCGGTCTGGTCAGCGTGCCGGGCGTGAACATCACCATGCCTCGCGACGGCACCGTGCAGAGCCTGGTGAAAGCCGACGGCGTCGCCGCCAAAGGCGCACCGCTGGCGACGTTCAGCACCAGCATGCTCGACGTACTCAAAGGTCACCTGGAAGACGATCAACTGTCCCCGGCCAAGGTTGAAGAACTGTTCGGCAAGCAAATGACCGGCACCCTGACTTCACCGTGCGATTGCACCGTGGCCCAACAAATGGTCGCCAACGGTCAGTACGCCAGCAAAGGCGACGTGATTTTCCAACTGGTGCCACGCAATACCGAAGCCAACGTTGAAGCGCGCTTCTCCTATCGCCAATTCGGCGACGTCCTGCCAGGCACCGCCGTGCGCTTCCAGATCGCCGGCGAAGACAAGACCCGCACCGGCAAGATTGTCAGCAGCACCAGCCTGAAAAGCGCCGACCTGTCTTCCGACATCCGCGTCTTGATCCAGCCTGACGAAGCGCTGGACAGCACCCTCGCCGGCCGCCCGGTAGAAGTGAACAGCGACCGTGGCCCGAACCTGAACTGGCTGATCGACAAAGCCATGGCTGCTGGTCTGTAA
- the algK gene encoding alginate biosynthesis TPR repeat lipoprotein AlgK, which yields MTTPDLVNTPHPLWERACSRMRFNIQNQCRLTHSFREQARSHMGSLCAVALAVSLAGCAGLPDQRLANEALKRGDTATAAANYQQLADLGYSEAQVGLADIQVDSRDPAQMKQAEATYRAAASVSPRAQARLGRLLVAKPGSTEAEQHEAETLLKKASAAGEGNTLIPLAMLYLQYPHSFPNVDAQKQISQWRAEGKPEAGLAQVLLYRTQGTYDQHLDDVEKICKAAINTTDICYVELATVYQKKAQPEQQAELIKQMQAGHARGTVSAQRVDSVARVLADSTLGTPDEKTAQSLLEPIAPGYPASWVTLAQLLYDFPELGDVDQMMKYLDNGRAADQPRAELLLGKLYYEGKMVPADAKVAEEHFQKAVGREVAADYYLGQIYRRGYLGKVYPQKALDHLLTAARNGQNSADFAIAQLFSQGKGTKPDPLNAYVFSQLAKAQNTPQATELAQTLEAQLPPAQLAEAQRLLKQEQAVRGNLSQNALPLHALQEEDGEETL from the coding sequence GTGACGACTCCAGATCTTGTGAACACACCACATCCCCTGTGGGAGCGGGCTTGCTCGCGAATGCGGTTCAACATTCAAAATCAATGCCGGCTGACACACAGCTTTCGCGAGCAAGCCCGCTCCCACATGGGGTCTCTGTGTGCAGTTGCATTGGCAGTCAGCCTCGCCGGCTGTGCCGGCCTGCCCGACCAACGCCTGGCCAACGAAGCGCTCAAGCGTGGCGACACCGCCACCGCAGCGGCGAACTATCAGCAACTGGCAGACCTGGGCTACAGCGAAGCCCAAGTCGGTCTGGCTGACATTCAAGTCGACAGCCGCGACCCGGCGCAGATGAAGCAGGCCGAGGCGACTTACCGCGCCGCCGCCAGCGTTTCACCTCGTGCCCAGGCGCGCCTCGGTCGCCTGCTGGTCGCCAAGCCCGGCTCCACCGAAGCCGAGCAGCACGAAGCCGAAACCCTGTTGAAGAAAGCCTCCGCCGCTGGCGAAGGCAACACCCTGATCCCGTTGGCGATGCTGTACCTGCAATACCCGCACAGCTTCCCCAACGTCGACGCACAGAAACAGATCAGCCAATGGCGCGCCGAAGGCAAGCCGGAAGCAGGTCTGGCGCAAGTGCTGCTTTATCGCACCCAAGGCACCTACGACCAGCACCTGGACGATGTGGAAAAGATCTGCAAAGCCGCGATCAACACCACCGATATCTGCTACGTCGAACTGGCCACGGTTTATCAGAAAAAAGCCCAGCCTGAACAACAGGCCGAGCTGATCAAACAGATGCAGGCCGGTCACGCTCGCGGCACTGTTTCCGCCCAACGCGTGGACAGCGTCGCCCGTGTGCTCGCCGATTCGACCCTCGGCACGCCCGACGAAAAAACCGCGCAATCGCTGCTCGAACCGATCGCTCCGGGCTACCCGGCGTCGTGGGTGACCCTCGCGCAACTGCTCTACGACTTCCCCGAACTGGGCGACGTCGACCAGATGATGAAGTACCTCGACAACGGCCGCGCCGCCGACCAGCCGCGCGCCGAGCTGTTGCTGGGCAAGCTCTACTACGAAGGCAAAATGGTCCCGGCCGACGCCAAGGTCGCCGAGGAACATTTCCAGAAAGCCGTCGGCCGCGAAGTCGCCGCCGATTACTACCTCGGCCAGATCTATCGCCGTGGTTACCTGGGCAAGGTCTATCCACAGAAGGCTCTGGATCATCTGCTGACCGCTGCGCGCAACGGTCAGAACAGCGCCGACTTCGCCATCGCCCAACTGTTCTCCCAAGGCAAAGGCACCAAGCCTGACCCGCTCAACGCTTACGTCTTCAGCCAACTGGCCAAGGCCCAGAACACCCCGCAAGCCACCGAGCTTGCGCAAACACTCGAAGCCCAACTGCCGCCTGCGCAGCTTGCCGAGGCCCAGCGCCTGTTGAAACAGGAACAGGCCGTTCGCGGCAACTTGAGCCAGAACGCGTTGCCATTGCACGCGCTGCAAGAAGAAGACGGTGAGGAAACCCTATGA
- the moaD gene encoding molybdopterin converting factor subunit 1, translating to MNVTVKFFARYREALGVDSVKVEGHFATVDDVRALLAQRDGAEVLSEQNLMCARNEDLCQLDEPVSDGDEVAFFPTVTGG from the coding sequence ATGAACGTTACCGTGAAGTTTTTCGCCCGTTATCGCGAGGCGCTGGGTGTGGATTCGGTAAAGGTCGAAGGTCACTTCGCTACCGTTGACGACGTGCGGGCGCTGTTGGCCCAGCGTGACGGCGCCGAGGTCTTGAGTGAACAAAACCTGATGTGCGCGCGCAATGAAGACCTGTGCCAGCTCGACGAGCCGGTCAGCGACGGCGACGAAGTGGCGTTTTTTCCAACCGTGACCGGGGGCTGA
- the alg8 gene encoding mannuronan synthase, whose amino-acid sequence MMHRLKHGLLQAAGWLFYLSLLMGIAMALPVSTFDSESKDFIFLIGIVGIWRYSMGATHFLRGMLFLYVVYPHLRRKVRKLGKAADPSHVFLMVTSFRIDALTTAQVYSSVIREAIDCGLPTTVVCSIVEMSDELLVKSLWKRMNPPSHVKLDFVRIPGTGKRDGLAYGFRAISRHLPDDRAVVAVIDGDTVLGEGTVRKTVPWFQLFGNVGGLTTNEFCEVRGGYIMSEWHKLRFAQRHINMCSMALSKRVLTMTGRMSVFRATVVTNPEFIADVESDSLQHWRLGRFKFLTGDDKSSWFSLMRLGYDTFYVPDAAINTVEHPPEKSFIKASRKLMFRWYGNNLRQNSRALGLGVKRLGAFTSVVLFDQRVSMWTSLLGLTVAIIASFKYGTAFILVYLLWIGITRLILTLLLSCSGHRIGPAYPAILYYNQIVGALVKIYVFFRLDQQSWTRQPTSLTRDLASFQRWFNTWSSRTMTFSAGSIFVAVLLMMV is encoded by the coding sequence ATTATGCACAGGCTAAAACACGGCCTACTCCAGGCCGCCGGTTGGCTGTTTTATCTCAGTTTACTGATGGGCATCGCCATGGCGTTGCCTGTGTCCACGTTCGACTCCGAGTCGAAGGACTTCATTTTCCTGATCGGTATCGTCGGTATCTGGCGCTACTCGATGGGTGCCACGCACTTTCTGCGCGGCATGCTGTTTCTGTACGTGGTCTACCCGCACCTGCGGCGCAAAGTGCGCAAGCTGGGCAAGGCGGCGGACCCGTCCCATGTATTTTTGATGGTCACCAGTTTTCGTATCGACGCGCTGACCACCGCGCAGGTCTATAGCTCGGTGATCCGCGAAGCGATCGACTGCGGCCTGCCGACCACCGTGGTCTGCTCCATCGTCGAAATGTCCGATGAGCTGCTGGTGAAAAGCCTGTGGAAGCGGATGAACCCGCCATCGCATGTGAAGCTCGACTTCGTGCGCATTCCCGGCACCGGCAAACGCGATGGCCTGGCCTACGGTTTCCGCGCCATCTCCCGTCACCTGCCGGATGACCGCGCCGTGGTCGCCGTGATCGATGGCGACACCGTGCTGGGCGAAGGTACGGTGCGCAAGACCGTGCCGTGGTTCCAGCTGTTCGGCAACGTTGGCGGCCTGACCACCAACGAGTTCTGCGAAGTGCGCGGCGGCTACATCATGAGCGAATGGCACAAGCTGCGTTTCGCCCAGCGTCACATCAACATGTGCTCGATGGCTTTGTCCAAGCGCGTGCTGACCATGACCGGGCGCATGTCGGTGTTCCGTGCCACCGTGGTCACCAACCCGGAATTCATCGCCGACGTGGAAAGCGACTCGCTGCAACACTGGCGCCTGGGTCGTTTCAAGTTCCTGACCGGCGACGACAAGTCGAGCTGGTTCAGCCTGATGCGCCTTGGCTACGACACCTTCTACGTGCCTGATGCCGCGATCAACACCGTTGAACACCCGCCGGAAAAGAGCTTCATCAAGGCCAGTCGCAAGCTGATGTTCCGCTGGTACGGCAACAACCTGCGGCAGAACTCCCGGGCCTTGGGCCTGGGCGTCAAACGCCTCGGTGCGTTCACTTCGGTGGTGCTGTTCGATCAGCGCGTGTCGATGTGGACCTCGCTGCTGGGCCTGACCGTAGCGATCATCGCCAGCTTCAAGTACGGCACCGCGTTCATCCTGGTGTACCTGCTGTGGATCGGCATCACCCGCCTGATCCTGACCCTGCTGCTGTCCTGCTCCGGTCACCGGATCGGCCCGGCCTATCCGGCGATTCTCTATTACAACCAGATCGTCGGCGCGCTGGTGAAGATCTACGTGTTCTTCCGCCTCGACCAACAGTCCTGGACTCGCCAACCCACTTCCCTGACCCGTGATCTCGCCAGCTTTCAACGTTGGTTCAACACCTGGTCGTCTCGGACCATGACCTTCTCCGCCGGCAGCATTTTTGTCGCCGTGCTGCTGATGATGGTCTGA
- the moaC gene encoding cyclic pyranopterin monophosphate synthase MoaC: MLTHLDSQGRANMVDVTEKAVTFREATAQALVRMLPETLQMIVSGGHPKGDVFAVARIAGIQAAKKTSDLIPLCHPLMLTGVKVELSAEGDDTVRIEARCKLSGQTGVEMEALTAASVAALTIYDMCKAVDRGMTIESVRLLEKVGGKSGHFQADQP, translated from the coding sequence GTGCTGACTCATCTCGATTCCCAAGGTCGCGCCAACATGGTCGACGTCACCGAAAAAGCCGTGACGTTCCGTGAAGCGACGGCCCAAGCGCTGGTGCGCATGCTCCCCGAAACACTGCAGATGATCGTCAGCGGCGGTCATCCCAAAGGGGATGTTTTCGCCGTGGCGCGCATTGCCGGCATTCAGGCGGCGAAGAAAACCAGTGACCTGATTCCGCTGTGCCATCCGTTGATGCTGACGGGTGTGAAAGTCGAACTCAGTGCCGAAGGCGACGATACCGTGCGCATCGAAGCACGCTGCAAGCTGTCCGGGCAGACCGGCGTTGAAATGGAAGCCCTGACCGCTGCCAGCGTCGCCGCATTGACCATCTATGACATGTGCAAGGCCGTGGACCGCGGCATGACCATCGAAAGCGTTCGTTTGCTGGAAAAGGTTGGCGGCAAGAGCGGGCATTTCCAGGCGGATCAGCCATGA
- a CDS encoding polysaccharide deacetylase family protein, whose translation MRIVLLFTAWLLSFGALAAPGDVATLDRGTWPEKLNNPTLFDVASRAEILMFARVLLASESLDEAGLAQRLGLRTVNMESVNRVRERMWQRLLSNFNFAQQSCDQDASFCFLVEDMPTLREQAGKFQISEDSYYIKWAEPSRLFHAQYLDEQLRKAALFPQTSSEVDHFGDYERDGEAMHDRLFLLTFDSAANAVPDNTDWVSEYLRKANMSGTFFVLGKDIQARLADRSVSSLQSTYSTQCVGVQGWEFRSHSHWQDWQDSVRRSVELVKGKLPENYVPLFRPPDGQRRSDAEGFYKSQGLQVALWDIDAQDGAGKLKPSQSGQRVLTLMLLWRHGVINFNVKQDGVKTTLPWLMTQTAQSGIGWEDCQDGFR comes from the coding sequence TTGCGTATCGTTCTTCTATTCACAGCGTGGCTTCTGAGCTTCGGCGCCCTGGCGGCGCCGGGTGACGTGGCGACGCTTGATCGCGGCACCTGGCCGGAAAAACTCAACAACCCGACGCTGTTCGACGTGGCCTCACGCGCTGAAATCCTCATGTTCGCCCGTGTACTGCTGGCCAGCGAGTCGCTGGATGAAGCGGGTCTGGCCCAGCGCCTGGGCCTGCGCACGGTCAACATGGAGTCGGTCAACCGTGTGCGCGAGCGCATGTGGCAGCGTTTGCTGAGCAACTTCAATTTCGCCCAGCAAAGTTGCGATCAGGATGCGTCCTTCTGTTTTCTGGTCGAGGACATGCCGACCCTGCGTGAACAGGCCGGCAAATTCCAGATCAGCGAAGACAGCTACTACATCAAGTGGGCCGAGCCGAGCCGGTTGTTCCATGCCCAGTACCTGGACGAGCAACTGCGCAAGGCGGCGCTGTTCCCGCAAACCAGTAGTGAAGTCGATCATTTTGGCGACTATGAGCGCGACGGCGAAGCGATGCACGACCGCCTGTTCCTGCTGACATTCGACAGTGCCGCGAATGCCGTGCCGGACAACACGGACTGGGTCAGCGAGTACCTGCGCAAGGCGAACATGAGCGGTACGTTCTTCGTTCTCGGCAAGGACATTCAGGCGCGACTGGCCGACCGTTCGGTCAGCAGCCTGCAATCGACCTATTCAACCCAATGCGTCGGCGTGCAAGGCTGGGAGTTCCGCTCGCACAGTCACTGGCAGGACTGGCAGGATTCAGTGCGACGCAGCGTCGAACTGGTCAAAGGCAAACTGCCGGAAAACTACGTGCCGCTGTTCCGTCCGCCCGATGGCCAGCGCCGCTCCGATGCCGAGGGCTTCTACAAGTCCCAGGGTTTGCAGGTGGCGCTGTGGGACATCGATGCCCAGGACGGCGCAGGCAAGCTAAAGCCCAGCCAGAGCGGGCAACGGGTATTGACCCTGATGCTGCTGTGGCGTCATGGCGTGATCAACTTCAATGTGAAACAGGACGGGGTGAAAACGACGCTGCCGTGGCTGATGACGCAAACGGCGCAGAGCGGGATCGGTTGGGAGGATTGTCAGGACGGGTTTCGATAA
- the yaaA gene encoding peroxide stress protein YaaA has translation MLMVISPAKTLDYETPPATQRFTQPQYLDHSQELIMQLRDLTPAQISELMHVSDKIGGLNAARFGSWTPAFTPENAKQALLAFKGDVYTGLNAQTFSEADFDYAQQHLRMLSGLYGLLRPLDLMQPYRLEMGTKLANARGKDLYAFWGTRISEWLNEALADQGDDVLLNLASNEYFSAVKRNALNARIINTEFKDLKNGQYKIISFYAKKARGMMSRFVIEERINDPAALKQFDVQGYRYSAEQSKPDSLVFLRDHAPE, from the coding sequence ATGCTGATGGTGATTTCCCCCGCCAAGACCCTCGACTACGAAACACCGCCGGCGACCCAGCGCTTTACCCAGCCGCAGTACCTCGATCACTCGCAAGAACTGATCATGCAGTTGCGCGACCTGACGCCAGCGCAGATCAGCGAGTTGATGCACGTCTCCGACAAGATCGGCGGGCTCAATGCCGCGCGTTTCGGCAGCTGGACTCCGGCCTTCACCCCGGAAAACGCCAAGCAGGCGCTGCTGGCATTCAAGGGTGACGTGTACACCGGCCTGAATGCGCAAACCTTCAGCGAAGCCGATTTCGATTACGCCCAGCAACACTTGCGCATGCTCTCCGGCCTGTACGGCCTGTTGCGCCCGCTGGATCTGATGCAGCCTTACCGTCTGGAAATGGGCACCAAACTGGCCAATGCCCGCGGCAAGGACCTGTATGCCTTCTGGGGCACGCGCATCAGTGAGTGGTTGAACGAAGCCTTGGCTGATCAAGGCGATGACGTTTTGCTCAACCTGGCTTCCAACGAGTACTTCTCGGCGGTCAAACGCAACGCCCTGAACGCACGGATCATCAACACCGAGTTCAAGGACCTGAAGAACGGTCAATACAAGATCATCAGCTTCTACGCGAAAAAGGCCCGGGGCATGATGAGCCGCTTCGTCATCGAAGAACGCATCAACGACCCGGCAGCCCTCAAGCAATTCGACGTCCAGGGCTATCGCTACAGCGCCGAGCAGTCTAAACCGGACAGTCTGGTGTTTCTGCGCGACCACGCACCAGAGTGA